In Tachysurus fulvidraco isolate hzauxx_2018 chromosome 5, HZAU_PFXX_2.0, whole genome shotgun sequence, the genomic stretch GAGTTTTTAGGGGCGGTGGAGTTTTGACCAACCGGAAGCTCTTGGACTCTTGGAGGGGCGGAGCAACTAAACTTTGGGGGCAGGTCTCATAATTCTGATTATATATGCAGCGTTTTGCAATAATACACATGCTGGTTATAAAGAGCTTCCATACagagtgtgtgcacacacagctTGTGTTCGTAAGGCCACGTGGTCTCAGTGATTCTACTTAAACCCTTAACCAAAATTCACCACCACACAATCCTTTTaaacagtgtgtatctgtccaTATCGAAACCCTGCCAAATAGCAGCTCATATAAAATTGACTCCACCCCTATAAGCGCCAAGTATGTTGGCTCCGCCCCCTAGAAGAGGTCTGAGTGCCCCTTGGTCAAACTGTGCCTTGTGTTGTGGTCTGATAGAAGCTCCGCCCGGCGCTCTGGACACAAACAAATGCCTGGAGTCTCTCGCGTCTCTGCGCCACGCCAAGTGGTTCCAGGTTTGCACCTCGCTTTATAATTTAACGACCTCTAACATAACATGACGTTAATCAATAACGTATTTGACTGTTGAAATGTTCACACgtgcttttttaaagaaactaaAAAGATGTGGACATTCAAGTCAAATACGAATGTTTATATTGAGAGAGTTTGTAGATGGAATGATGAACAGAAAGACAACATAGATGAAGGTTCTCTCCATCAGGTTTGGTTTGTTACACAGAGAGACCGTATATAAAAGTATGGTGTTGAAACATGTTAGAGCGTGAAggcagctgatgtgtgtgtgtgtatgtgtgtgtgtgtgtatgtgtgtgtgtggaatggtATTAGTGAGCAGGGTTATTAACACTggcacaaagcagctttaccaACATCTGGATATACAGTAGAATTGAAATGTAGCCCTAAAGTAATGTTGGTGTGTTttgagagcacacacacacacacacacacacacacacacacacacacacacacacacagtgtgttagaGTGACAGATAACACACAAGCTCACTTCAGTGATTTATGCACACAGTCACAAACGCTCACTTACACTGTTCCTAACACCAGGGACGCTGCCCTCATCCTCTACAGTTTATTCAGCATAAGATCTGTGGGACGTTGGTGAGTGTGCAGGAGGACAGGCAGACCAGCTGAGACGGGGTTAGACAGACTGATGTAAAGACAAACAGATGGACACAAAGATAGACAGTTTAACAGATCTGTGCTGGTTACACAATGTGTTGAATATAGacttgtgtgtagagtgtatcaGCAGTGTAATgcatggtatgtgtgtgtgtgtgtgtgcgtgtgcgtgtttgtgtgtgtgtgtgtgcggtgttgGTGGCTCACAGGCTAAAGTTTCCAACCTGCACTCAAGTGTCATCGTCATTCGCATCCTGAGAGATCTGTGTACCCGTGTCCCTACCTGGGCCCCACTCAAAGgatgggtaagtgtgtgtgtgtgtgtgtgtgtgtatgtgtgtgtgtatgtgtgccgaATATTTTAAGCACTGTGTAGTTGtacattgttttgtgtgtgtgtgtgtgtgtgtgtgtgtgtgtaggtgttggAGCttctgtgtgagagagcgatATCAACGAGTGACAGACCGATGGGACCAGGAGAGGCTCTGAGGAGAGTACTAGAGTGTGTCGCGTCTGGAATACTACTGGAGGGTgaaaatctctctcacacacacacacacacacacacacacacacacacacacacacacacacacacacacacataattgaGGCATTTGTTCTCCAGAATATTTGGtcatgtatctgtgtatgtatagacatatatagtatgtgtgtgtgtgtgtgtacagatgggCCTAGTATTTCTGACCCATGTGAGAGGGCAGGTGTGGATGCGAGCTGCCATCTTACCCCCCAGCAGAGGGAGGACATTACACAGAGTGCACAGGTACAGACGGATGATGTGCTTCAAAATATCCACATTAAGGCTTCTGTGTGGAACAGATCTAAACTTAGGGGTGACGGGTATGGgatagatgtagtgtgtgtggttagtgtgtgtgtggtttgtgtgtatgctgtgtgtggttagtgtgtgtggtgtgtgtgtgctgtgtgtggttaatgtgtgtggtgtgtgtgtatgctgcgtgtggttagtgtgtgtgctgtgtgtggttggtgtgtgtggtttgtgtgtatgctgtgtgtgctgtgtgtggttaatgtgtgtggtgtgtgtggtttgtgtgtatgctgtgtgtggttagtgtgtatgctgtgtgtggttagtgtgtgtgctgtgtgtggttaatgtgtgtgattagtgtgtgtggttagtgtgtgtgctgtgtgtgtgctgtgtgtggttagtgtgtgtggtcagtgtgtgtgggatactgtgtgtgctgtgtgtggttagtgtgtgtgctgtgtgtgtatggtgtgtgtggttagtgtgtgtgctgtgtgtgattagtgtgtgtgtgctgtgtgtgattagtgtgtgtgtgctgtgtgtgtgctttgtgtgtgatgtgtgtggtttgtgtgtgtgctgtgtggttagtgtgtgtggtgtgtttggttaGTGTGtttggttagtgtgtgtggtgtgtgtgtgctgtgtgtggttagtgtgtgtgtggttagtgtgtgtggtgtgtgatcaGTGACAGGTCAGTCATGACGTCCTGTCCCTCTTTTATTTACCAGTTTGCTTTGCGGCTCATGGCATTTGGACAGATCCACAAAGTGTTGGGGATGAACCGGTTGTCACCCAAAGTGGGGCACATGTACAGCGACACACTCatctgtaagacacacacacacacaacacacacacacacacacacacacacacacacacacacacacacacacacacacgtcacttgTCATCATCCTGCATGCAGATCTGATGCTTCTGTGTCTTCTGTTCTTATTTTAgaatacagtgttgtgtatgcAGTTcacctcctgtgtgtgtgtgtgtgtgtgtgtgtgtgtgtgtgtgtgtttgtgtgtgtttgtgtgtgtttgtgtgtgtttgtgtgtgtgtgtgtgtgtgtgtgtgtgtgtgtgtgtgtgtgtttgcagcccAAACCCCAGTGACAGGACTGAGTGTGATGAAGCGATCGTTGGAATCAGCCACAGAGGAAGAGTCGAGCAGCAGTAAAGTCCCTCGCAAAGGCatggtgctctctctctctctctctctctctctctgtatctctctctctctgtatctctctctctctctctctctctctctctctctctgtgtctctgtctctctctctgtctctctctctctctctcactcactttctctctgtctctctctctctctctctctctctctctctcactcactttctctctgtctctctctctgtctctctctctctctaaccctaactcttTTGTAAGATAAGTTAATCGCTAAATGTTCATTAAACAGCTCCTCAGTAAGAAAGGGATGGATCTTCCCCCCAACTGGCTTGTTACACACATTATGCCTGACATACACAGCTTTGGGATGCAGCCTGCTGACTGACCTCCTCACACACCctcagggtcacacacacacacacacacacacacacacacacacacacacacacacacacacacacatacacacacacacaatgttgtcTGAAAGAAGGTGATGTTTCAAAGTCAAGGTGGAGGCCAGACATCAGTGTGCAGTGTTTCCCTCCTCATGGGCTTGTGCTCTACAACTCTTACTGAAagagtaaaagtgtgtgtgtgtgtgtgtgtgtgtgtgtgtgtgtgtgtgtgtgtgtgtgtgtgtgcacagagaTCGTCATTGAGCCCAGTAATGCTGTGATGATGCTGAATCAGCTGCACCCAGGTTTGCTGTACCGGCTCGTGTCCCAGACGGGTCCTGAACACAGTCCACACTTCACCATGGCCATTGAAGTGAAGGGCAAAATGTACGAGGCAACAGGACCCTCAAAGCGCAATGCCAAACTGCTCGTCGCCCAAAAAGTGGGTTATTAAACTGACAggggacccccccccccacacacacacacacacccctccccaaCACAACCTTATGCACTTTCATGGTTTCATATTTCTGTTGTTCAGTTTGTACTGAAAACTAAACAGTAGTGCACATAtttaacaagtgtgtgtgtgtgtatgtgtgtgcgtgtgtatgtgtgtgcgtgtgtatgtgtgtgcgtgtgtgtgtgcgtgtgtgtgtgtgtgtgtgcgtgtgtgtgtgcgtgtgtgtgtgcgtgtgtgtgtgcgtgtgtgtgtgtgtgtgtgtaggccctACAGGCTCTGGGTATAGTGGTCACACCCACAGAGACTACAGCTACACCTGATCAGAAGAAAGGTCAGGAGACTGTCACAGGAACAAACAGAACTGCAGTgactgggggggaaggagctgaggtgatctctctctctctctctctctctctctgtgtgtgtctctgtgtgtgtgtgtgtgtgtgtgtgtgtctctctctctctgtctctctctctctgtgtgtgtgtgtcgctctctgtctctctctctctctctctgtgtgtgtgtgtgtgtgttgctctctgtctctctctgtctctctctctctgtgtgtgtctctctctctctgtgtgtgtgtgtgtctgtgtgtgtgtgtctctctctctctctctctctctctctctctctctgagtgtaacacacagtagttttttgtttgttgtgttttttttacagtgcatTCAGAAAGTTTTCACACCCCTTCACTATCTTTATTCTGATACTACAATCATTCAAATTCTTTTGCACATTAATCTACACCCAGTTTTCCccaaatgacaaaataaaaacagaaaacttgAAATGTCTATAAAtttattaagaagaaaaaatgaaagacaaaaTAAAGTGATGAGCGGTGCATCAAACAGCTCCATCTGGGGGTCATTAGAACAGAGAATATTGTTCCACACAGTCCCAGAATCCAAGCAGTCTGAGGTGAGACGTCCATCTAGGCATCTGCAGTGACTGTTGTCCTTATGGACGAATGTTCCATCTCTGAACAGGATCTGTGGAGCTGACCATGACCATGGGGTTTATTGTCCCCTCAGTTACTGAGGCTCTCCCCCCCCACACCCATCTCCTGTCCTGGTCCTGCTTGTGCCAAACATCTTCCTTTTGAGGATCAGGGAGGCTGAAGTGCTCTTGGGAATCTTCAGTGgaacagaatgtttctgtcgCCTTCCTCAGATCTGTGCCTTCTGTCTCTGTCGCCGGTCCCTCACTGACCTAGTGAAACCTTCTATAGACATGTGTGTCTTTCTCAATCATGTCCAGTCCATTTAATTGACCACAGCTGGACTCCAGTGAACATGTAAAACATCTCCGAAACCATCAAGAGAAATGGGAGCATGTTCATGTGGTGGTGTAAAGGGTCTTAATACTGATGTACATGTGATGTTGcagatttttataaaaaaaaattaatttatagATATTTctagaaatgtgtgtttgtgtgtgtgtgtgtgtgtaggctacACTACAGGGGGGTCCGATTCTCACTAAACATGGAAAAAATCCGGTCATGGAGTTGAATGAAAAGAGACGGAGTCTGAAGTATGAGGTTGTCTCAGTGAGAGGACGATTTAACGACAAGATCTTCACcattgaggtgtgtgtgtgtgagagagagagagagagagagagatatgattGTTTAATCCTCACTACACATTATGCATACTTATACAAGGCTAAGAGTGTGTTAATATATGATATTACTCATAtcatatcgtgtgtgtgtgtgtgtgtgtgtgtgtgtgtgtgtgtgtgtgtttcaggtggaAGTAGATGGACAGAAGTTTCAAGGTTCAGGTTCTAATAAGAAGTTAGCGAAGGCAAATGCTGCTCTGGCTGCACTAGAGAAACTTTTTCCTAATGACAATCCTGAgaaccagaagaagaagaaattctCTCCAATggtctcttacacacacacacacacacacacacacacacacacacacacacacaccaccctaaACCAGTCCCAGTACTTGTTTTCCTCACAGCTTTACACAGAGGACACAGATCCATCTACATCTATACAatctgtctcacactgtgtttgatttggtgtgtgtgtgtgtgtgtgtgtgtgtgtgtgtgtgtgtgtgtgtagggttacGGTGGAGTTGGTGGAATTTCATATAGTGCTGGGCGTGGCAGAGGAAGAGGGCGGGGTCGAGGATTTAACAATAAAGGCTCCACTTTTAAAGGTCGCACATGTCACATTGCTGATCCAGCTCACAAGAggctgtttacacacacacacacacacacacacacacacacacacacacacacacacacacacacacacacacacacacacacatacacacgcacacatacacacgcacacatacacacacacacatacacacacacacacatacatacatacacacacacacacatacacacatacatacatacacacatacatacatacacacatacacacacacacacatacacacacacacatacacacacacacatacacacacacacacacacacatacacacacagacacacacatacacacacacacacagacagacacacacacatacacacatacatacatacacacacatacacacacacacacagacagacacacacacacacacacacacacacacacacacacacacacacacacacagacacacacacacacacacacatacacatacacacacacacacacacatacacacacagacacacacacatacacacatacatacatacacacacatacacacacatacacacacacacacagacagacacacacacacacacacacacacacacacacacacacacacacacacacacacacacacacagagtcacccaaAACTCGTCCACCTACTTGTTTTTATCACAGCACATTGTTGATAAGCactactgaatactgaatataaCTATCACTAACCCCTTACTCTCTGACTGAAGACATGTACAGTACTCTGAAAtgatgaactgtgtgtgtgtgcatgtgtgtgtgtgtgtgtgtgtgactacagCAGTGAGCAGTTGCTCTGGGTTCTCAGTCAGCAGTGAATTGAACACTGCAGGCTCTCAGGAGGAACAGTGTGTGTCAGACGCACCAACACCGGTGTATCAGGCCGTGCCTCCACCCAGCAGCGGTTACTACAGCCAGCACAGCCATGAGTACGGCCAGTACAGAAAGAACACACAGAACCTGAACCAAAACTGTGGGCAGAACCAGGAGTCTCTTGTGGGACCTGATTATGGATATGGCTACCAGAATACTCAGAACTACAACTATGGGGGtatgtgcgcgcgcacacacacacacacacacacacacacactacaatgaGTCACCACAGGTGTATTAAAACTATTATGCATGATGTAGTAAACGTGGTCTGTGTTCATCACTCActacttattctctctctttttctagcATATTCTAATCAGTCCACATTTGGGGCAGGTGGAACTGGAACAGAGAATTTTGGGTATCAGCAGAGAACCTACCCCAACCCCGGGGGCTacagcagcaacaacacaaACTACAGCTACAAATAAACACTCTGCCAAGGATGGAGCTTCTCTTCACAAGCTGACAGCAGCGTTACTCTACAGGAGAATAAATCTGTTCATCATCAACCTTCAGCTTTGTCTCCCAGGAGCTTCTTTTACCACATGCATTATGTCTCCAGAAGGTGGAGCTTCCTCTGCTCCTGTTCAGTAAATAGCACTGTAGGTGAAGCTTCGTCCATTTTGTCTAATAAAGACTGATTCATTAGTGGTTTTGTGGTGGAGACTTTGGGTCTCAGTTTCTCTGCTCTGTTGAGTAAATAGTTCTTGTGCACGCTGCTGTTTGGCTTTAGATTTTCTCCACTGTTCCCCTtcttaacccccccccccccaacagtGTTATTGTAGTGCATTTGCACGTCCTTGTTTTCACATCTTCAGTAGTGTTTCCTTCCTTGTTATCCTCCGAGCTGATGTGTGTGATTCAGGCTGATCATGTGAGAAAAGAGGAAGAGCTCCAGCCTGATTTTCCTCTGAGGAATATTTCTAATACTGTTCTTTTTGACTGAGTGTGAAGTGGAAACAGCCACAAATGTTAATGTCATTCTCATGGTagaagtttttgttttgtttctcttccTGATTGTTTAAGTGACTGTGACTTTCATCTGAACTTAAACACTgactgaataaaatgttttctatttttaaaccaaaaatactttttttgtcCGTTGCCCACAATGTAGTGTGTGGACTGAAgcgtgaacagtgaacagtgattAGTGGTTTAAGTCTGAACGTCGTCATCATCAACCGACTGATGACAAAAGGTCTGAATTGTCATGTTTATAACCCTTTATATCGTTTACACAACTTTacacaatttataaataatgacaAATCAGTACAGTGCAGTCAGAGTCAGCAGTGGACGTGGTCTTGCTTGatcatctgccaaatgaatTAAGTAAGCTTTAATATTAGTTTTAATAGTTTATAaggattttatcttttttaactACAGTCAAAAGCAGATTACCCACAAACACAGATGTGTGTCAGAGAAGCAGCAGGACGGAAAATGAAGGTGTCAGTCACATGGCTGCTGattcacatgaacacacacagattttataTAAAGCTGTGATAAGCAGAAGGTGATGAATGTGTTACTGCATTAATGCTGAGAGAAGAGACACAAGTCCGTGCCACAGGTCTGTGACATCCACTTATAACTCATTCATGTTTGGTCTTTCACACTGTCCTTTAAGAGTTGTGCTGATTAAGCACATGGATGATTTACTGACATTCTGAAATTCTTTGtgctcaggtgtgtgatgatgtcataatatataaaacactatataagtgtttatttctgaataATCACGGGTAAAAATGACAAGTCTCTAATTATGTTGAGAAAAATGTGTTGATCTTGTCCAGTAATTAGCTTTTAGTTGTGTTTAATgccataaaatacaaaaaatgttaataaaattcTTAGATCATGATGAAATCATTAATTATCATCTTATTCATATTTCATTCTAATCCTGTCAGTGTTTTCCAGGAGTTAAttagtaagtgagtgtgtgtgtgtgtgtgtgtgtgtgtgtgtgtgtgtgtgtgtgtgtgtgtgtgtgtgtgtgtgagagtgtgtgtgtgtgtgtgtgtgtgtgtgtgtgtgtgtgtgtgtgtgtgtgagtgagtgtgagagagagagagagagagagagagagataatgagcAGATGAGTGGATTAAGCTGAGTGTGAgaacagaaacatttaaaagaagaagTAAAGCATGTGTGCTTGAGTTTGTGGATTAGAGTAAGAAGGTGAACAGGAAGGTTGTAGTAACTGGAAGACTTTCTCATGGTGACGACAGATTAATTACTttatatctaaatatttttaGCTTGGTTTTGGTTTTAAACCATTTTAATTTTGTCAGTGTATTTTGGTGTAAAATGTGGAGTGCTGTAGTTACAATTGGTTTGATGGTGaccgtgtgtctgtctctgtagaTGGCTTCCCAGCTGGTCTCCATTCTCTTGATCATCcttcctgtttctgtttgcTCTCCTCCTCCATTTTATGGCCTGGAATCAGAAGGTAGTAAGTTAGGTTACTTTAGATGTTTCTGACTTCAGCTGCATCTCATGTCATTACTCTGAATCTTATTTTAGCATTGTGGAAAATGTTTTTGCAGAatcagtacggtgtgtgtgtgtgtgtgtgtgtgtgtgtgtgtgtgtgtaaggtaaATGCTTTTTATGTACAAAATACATGCAACTGGAAAATGTTTAAAGAAGTACATCTTCAGCTGCTTTGGTGCCAGTTTATTGCTGATGTTTTGCTCCAGCTTCCTCTTTCCctgctgtgtgtgaatgctgagcgtttgtttgtgtttgaagtTTATTGAAATAGTGATTTGAGCTTTCTGTAGctgagttactgttactactagtTAAGTTGGAGAATTTATTCAGGGTGTATGTCTTGCATGTAGAATATGCAAATGCACTGATAATCTGTGTCTCTTCTGTTTCACAGCTAATCGATCATCCATCCGGTTCCTGGTAGTTGGTGACTGGGGTGGTTTGCCTAATGCACCTTTCGTCACACCTGTTGAGTGGGCTACAGCACGGGAAATGGGCCGAACTGCTGAGCACCTTGGCGCTGATTTTGTTTTAGCACTTGGAGATAACTTTTATTACAGAGGTGTGAGGAGTGTGGATGATCCTAGATTTCAGGTATGTGCAGATTccaaaaaaatgtctttgttgGTGTTAATCTTTTGACATTGAAGAGAAATCTCAGACTAAGCTAATGACTTTTGTAAATGAATGTTGTAAGAACTGCTGAGTTATTAGTGTAGTGCTGCAGTTGAAGTACTAGAATGCAGTTGCAGCAAAAAAAGCTTGTGTGCTTTCAGCAATTTAAGTGAAAGCTTTTTGCTTCCACACCAGTTTGTATGACTGAATTGCATTTTCTTTTGTAACTGTAACCTAACCCTGGTCTTAATTCTGACTTGCTGTTTTAGGAGACGTTTGAGAATGTCTACACTGCTAAATCTCTAAATATTCCATGGTATGTTGTTGCTGGCAACCATGACCATGCAGGAAATGTTCGTGCCCAGATCCAGTACAGCAAAATGTCCCAACGATGGTCAGAATTTTTCCATTGATACTGGTCTTTTGGTATATAGAAATTTGCAGCATCAAATTCAACAAATTTCACTCACTTGCCGCTGAGGAATACCTGTACACTTGATCATGCAATTATAGAACCAAGGAAGCAAGGGTGTATATAAGGAGGAGAGGAATTTCCCCCTCTAAGGTTCTGGCTATTGCATAACTGTTGGTGCCAGAGGAGCTTGCCTGTGCTTCTAGAACAATCCATCTGTACCAGCACTTATGTAGTATTCCTAACTTGGAGCCTGGTGGACTAGCAATTGAGTGAATTTTCCAGGTTATTGTCAGTGATTTCTCAGTTTTACTAACTGGTAACTAACCATCAAATTATTCTATAACTATTTCTAGCCTCTATTTTAGTGCACATCATCTTTCTTGCAGGAATTTCCCATATTATTACTATGAACTGAACTTCAACATCCCACACACTGCTGGCATTCTGCAGGTGCTAATGTTGGACACCGTGCTTCTTTGTGGAAACACTGATGACTTCCAGGATGGAAAGCCAAGTGGCCCAGAAAGCAGTGTGTTGGCTAACCGCCAACTACTGTGGCTGCAGGAACGGCTGCAGCGCTCCACAGCTGACTTCCTCCTTGTGGCTGGTCATTATCCTGTCTGGTCAGTGTCCAAACATGGGCCCACTGACTGTCTGTTGAGAAGGCTTCGTCCCTTGCTGGTGAAGTACAAAGCCACAGCTTACCTGTGTGGACATGATCACAATCTGCAGGTAGGTTTTTACACTTGAAGATTGAACTTGGAATGTCAACAATGTCTTAAGGATTTGTTAACGTTGTGTTTTGATAAATTTGGTATCTTGCACAGAACATGGCCCTGTTCTGGGTGTAACACTGTGGTAGCTTGATGGATATGGCAATGCACTACTGTTTATATGGTGTTAAATTCTAGCATCAGCACTCCttagcccttgagcaaggcccttaactcaaATCATTGTTTCTGTAGCCATGGTTTCTCCTACAGCTGCCCTATTTGGTTCTGTAGGACAGTTTAATGAGTTAAGGGTGAGCTGAGCTTTGGCTTGGAAATCAATCGATTTGTAGCTATATGTGAATATCTTGATGCTTTGTTCCAGTACTTCAAGGAGTCCAGTGTTGGTTATGTTGTGAGTGGTGCAGGAAACTTCATTGACCCAGACATGCGGCATCGAAACTCTGTTCCTCGAGACACATTGAAGTTCTTCACAGGAAAGTCCTCTACACTTGGTGGCTTTGCTCATATGGAGGTTACTGACAAAAAACTAATTGTGACCTTCATCCAAGCGAGAGGAACTTCACTATTTCGTGCTGTGTTGCCTAAACGCAGTTTGtaacaatgttttttaaaaattttactGCAAGCTTGTAACTGAAACCAATCTTGtaattttacatgtttttaaagctttgaaGGTGTTTAGTttgtgtattaaattaaatctctggcttttaaatgcaattaaatgaGCTCTTGAAGTGAAGTATCTGTTCTCCGGTTTTAATTCTGGTGATGAATTTATTTCTACTTGATCCCCAAGCTCAGACATGAGCTGTGTTTGATTTGAAAAGCAAAACTGAGTTGGAAGTACAATTCAAGTCTTCATATTGACAAACATTTACTCTGCATTTTAACTGCACAC encodes the following:
- the acp5a gene encoding tartrate-resistant acid phosphatase type 5a isoform X2 — translated: MASQLVSILLIILPVSVCSPPPFYGLESEANRSSIRFLVVGDWGGLPNAPFVTPVEWATAREMGRTAEHLGADFVLALGDNFYYRGVRSVDDPRFQETFENVYTAKSLNIPWYVVAGNHDHAGNVRAQIQYSKMSQRWNFPYYYYELNFNIPHTAGILQVLMLDTVLLCGNTDDFQDGKPSGPESSVLANRQLLWLQERLQRSTADFLLVAGHYPVWSVSKHGPTDCLLRRLRPLLVKYKATAYLCGHDHNLQYFKESSVGYVVSGAGNFIDPDMRHRNSVPRDTLKFFTGKSSTLGGFAHMEVTDKKLIVTFIQARGTSLFRAVLPKRSL
- the acp5a gene encoding tartrate-resistant acid phosphatase type 5a isoform X1, whose amino-acid sequence is MMASQLVSILLIILPVSVCSPPPFYGLESEANRSSIRFLVVGDWGGLPNAPFVTPVEWATAREMGRTAEHLGADFVLALGDNFYYRGVRSVDDPRFQETFENVYTAKSLNIPWYVVAGNHDHAGNVRAQIQYSKMSQRWNFPYYYYELNFNIPHTAGILQVLMLDTVLLCGNTDDFQDGKPSGPESSVLANRQLLWLQERLQRSTADFLLVAGHYPVWSVSKHGPTDCLLRRLRPLLVKYKATAYLCGHDHNLQYFKESSVGYVVSGAGNFIDPDMRHRNSVPRDTLKFFTGKSSTLGGFAHMEVTDKKLIVTFIQARGTSLFRAVLPKRSL